One Antedon mediterranea chromosome 1, ecAntMedi1.1, whole genome shotgun sequence genomic window, GTACACAATGAATGTTTACGAGTtcgatggtgagaatatttcatgagttgaaagattgatTGTTCTATTTAACAAGGCTTATTTAATAGAGCAGTCAATAttcaattaatatataaacaaacaaaatataacaatatataacaacattttctttccattcaacaaatacaatacattcattatttgttttttatataacccctaaataaattcctgtcatttaataagctgattgtgggtcacatggtgtgcaatagtaTGTACTATTTAACAATTGTGAAATAGACTttttttgaaaagaaaaaaaaaaaacttattgcGTATGAAAACAAATCTGTGTGAATTTCAATAGCAGCACCGATGTACGTTCTGCGAACGGAAGAAGCGAAGAGCATGACAAGAAGACTATGAGGTGTTGTCAACACTTTTTTACACTTATTTTCCCATTgtgtatattttaaaagttagttttgatttatttttgcaGGTTTTAAAAGATGCCTCAATGAAGTGGGAGGAGAGAGACCGTGATGCCCCAACAAGTTATATAGTTTTATACAAGTCTTTATGGCTACTTGGTACAGGTCAGTTGGTGTAAATTAACACAAAGCAATCTAAAGccttttctacactatcaaactttatgtgacaaaaaaattgtgatatgcttgtatatggacatgatgatgtcatatcactatcatatatAAGAAcatcaaagtttgatagtgtagacagaacttgaGTCACTCATTAACTTGCCAAACCTAATAATACACTTAACATGTGTTGCTTGTTATAATTGCTACAAGTAAAAGTTAGTTATTTTTTACCTCGTTGGGACCCTCTGTTTTCTGTATCAAAATGATTCAACTGGTAGGTTGTTATATCAATGCAACGACATGAGATGAAAGCTACCAGAACATGGAGTAACCTCTATGATGCACACAAGGAagatatgtactgtacattggacctccagttttaagtGATCGAGGAACCTGACGATATTTAGTTTGCATCGCCCTGTTTTAACCTTTCCAACTCTATTGAATAAAATGACATAAGTTATAGCAAAGAAGTGTTTTGAAAACATCCTTATTGACATTGGCCCTGTTCTGTACTGCatctttttgaaaataaaatttgtatgaatattatttatgtattgttttgtaGCAAGAAATGCTGTTGTTGTAATTGCATCAGCCCTAGTAGCTGTGATATTAGAGTCAACAGGACATGAGGATGCACTTACACTGACAGGAGAAGTACCAGCAGGCCTGCCAAGTCCTAGCCCACCAGACTTTAGTCTTCCGGGCTTAATGGATGTAAGTATTATGAGTAGAAGTACCAGCAGGCCTACCAAGTCCTAGCCCTCCAGACTTTCGTCTTCCTGGCTTAATGGATGTAAGTATTATTAGTAGAAGTACCAGCAGGCCTACCAAGTCCTAGCCCTCCAGACTTTAGTCTTCCTGGCTTAATGGATGTAAGTATTATTAGTAGAAGTACCAGCAGGCCTACCAAGTCCTAGCCCACCAGACTTTAGTCTTCCTGGCTTAATGGATGTAAGTATTATTAGTAGAAGTACCAGCGGGCCTACCAAGTCCTAGCCCACCAGACTTTAGTCTTCCAGGCTTAATGGATGTAAGTATTATTAGTAGAAGTACCAGCAGGCCTACCAAGTCCTAGCCCACCAGACTTTAGTCTTCCAGGCTTAATGGATGTAAGTATGGATGTAGGCATCTTTATGAGTAAAAGAATGGAAGCATTAAGTGGCATAGAGGGTGGAAACTGTGTGCTCAAGATAACATTGAGTACCAACAGCCTACCGGACTgttgtatttattatctgtgttttgaacatttcttttcttttatgtCTTAATAGATATTAGGAGTTGGAATTGCTATTGTTCCATTAATAGGATTCTTGGAAGCTATAGCCATAGGAAAAGGTTTTGGTAagtgtataaagctctgtctacactatcaaacatgtgactaaaaaatgtgatatgcccatatatggtaatgatgatgtcatacactaccatatttggtatatCACTACTAAATTTGGtcacaccacacttttttttaaaactagtttgatagtgtagacagagctttaaaaagtTTTAACACAGAAATCACAGCCCTTGCAGGCATCTGGGCTatgtacaaataatatattttgttaaatacctattaaatgttattttcagGTCGGCAAAATGGTTACAAAGTTGAGCCAAATCAAGAATTAATTGCATTAGGTAAGAACACAATATTTTCTATATCAATGTCCAATAATTAGTAATTCCTGTGAAATTTATTTCTGGTTAGTCAAGTCCACTCTATTAGTTAACCAATTAGTTAGTCTATTAGTTATTTCTGGTTAGTCAAGTCCACTCTATTAGTTAGTCTATTAGTTAGTCTATTAGTTATTTCTGGTTAGTCAAGTCCACTCTATTAGTTAGTCAATTAGTTAGTCTATTAGTTATTTCTGGTTAGTCAAGTCCACTCTATTAGTTAGTTTATTAGTTAGTCTATTAGTTATTTCTGGTTAGTCAAGTCCACTCTATTAGTTAGTCAATTAGTTATTTCTGGTTAGTCAAGTCCACTCTATTAGTTAGTCAATTAGTTAGTCTATTAGTTATTTCTGGTTAGTCAAGTCCACTCTATTAGTTAGTCAATTAGTTAGTCTATTAGTTATTTCTGGTTAGTCAAGTCCACTCTATTAGTTAGTCAATTAGTTATTTCTGGTTAGTCAAGTCCACTCTATTAGTTAGTCAATTAGTTAGTCTATTAGTTATTTCTGGTTAGTCAAGTCCACTCTATTAGTTAGTCAATTAGTTAGTCTATTAGTTATTTCTGGTTAGTCAAGTCCACTCTATTAGTTAGTCAATTAGTTAGTCTATTAGTTATTTCTGGTTAGTCAAGTCCACTCTATTAGTTAGTCAATTAGTTAGTCTATTAGTTATTTCTGGTTAGTCAAGTCCACTCTATTAGTTAGTCAATTAGTTAGTCTATTAGTTATTTCTGGTTAGTCAAGTCCACTCTATTAGTTAGTCAATTAGTTAGTCTATTAGTTATTTCTGGTTAGTCAAGTCCACTCTATTAGTTAGTCAATTAGTTATTTCTGGTTAGTCAAGTCCACTCTATTAGTTAGTCAATTAGTTAGTCTATTAGTTATTTCTGGTTAGTCAAGTCCACTCTATTAGTTAGTCAATTAGTTATTTCTGGTTAGTCAAGTCCACTCTATTAGTTAGTCAATTAGTTAGTCTATTAGTTATTTCTGGTTAGTCAAGTCCACTCTATTAGTTAGTTTATTAGTTAGTCTATTAGTTATTTCTGGTTAGTCAAGTCCACTCTATTAGTTAGTCAATTAGTTATTTCTGGTTAGTCAAGTCCACTCTATTAGTTAGTCAATTAGTTAGTCTATTAGTTATTTCTGGTTAGTCAAGTCCACTCTATTAGTTAGTCAATTAGTTAGTCTATTAGTTATTTCTGGTTAGTCAAGTCCACTCTATTAGTTAGTCAATTAGTTATTTCTGGTTAGTCAAGTCCACTCTATTAGTTAGTCAATTAGTTAGTCTATTAGTTATTTCTGGTTAGTCAAGTCCACTCTATTAGTTAGTCAATTAGTTAGTCTATTAGTTATTTCTGGTTAGTCAAGTCCACTCTATTAGTTAGTCAATTAGTTAGTCTATTAGTTATTTCTGGTTAGTCAAGTCCACTCTATTAGTTAGTCAATTAGTTAGTCTATTAGTTATTTCTGGTTAGTCAAGTCCACTCTATTAGTTAGTCAATTAGTTAGTCTATTAGTTATTTCTGGTTAGTCAAGTCCACTCTATTAGTTAGTCAATTAGTTAGTCTATTAGTTATTTCTGGTTAGTCAAGTCCACTCTATTAGTTAGTCAATTAGTTATTTCTGGTTAGTCAAGTCCACTCTATTAGTTAGTCAATTAGTTAGTCTATTAGTTATTTCTGGTTAGTCAAGTCCACTCTATTAGTTAGTTTATTAGTTAGTCTATTAGTTATTTCTGGTTAGTCAAGTCCACTCTATTAGTTAGTCAATTAGTTATTTCTGGTTAGTCAAGTCCACTCTATTAGTTAGTCAATTAGTTAGTCTATTAGTTATTTCTGGTTAGTCAAGTCCACTCTATTAGTTAGTCAATTAGTTAGTCTATTAGTTATTTCTGGTTAGTCAAGTCCACTCTATTAGTTAGTCAATTAGTTATTTCTGGTTAGTCAAGTCCACTCTATTAGTTAGTCAATTAGTTAGTCTATTAGTTATTTCTGGTTAGTCAAGTCCACTCTATTAGTTAGTCTATTAGTTATTTCTGGTTAGTCAAGTCCACTCTATTAGTTAGTTTGTTTCTATTATTttggaaatattctttttttcaaaccaacAATTAGTAAACTAACCTTCTTGTATGACCctgtcattatttttttatttattttttatttattcgacttctcactaactcagttagtgaaggatctggaccaacaggtggtaaacacctctaaaacggtccagtcccaatttgcacagtggctgtgtgtgacagtggctgtgtttgtgcaccggggtaaccccctactcgtctcgaaagatgtactaggttctttaaagtgagcatgagctatgtgtacactggacctacggtttatagtccttatccgagaagactcgttctaccaccagaaccatggagcgagtgagcctcgaacccttgccgatgttatggctacgtaattacggttccactgtcttaaccgctcggccactcactcgctgtattaaacagaataggccctctagaggtcaatctgtttgatgatagatcgtcattatttctgaagaagaaTATTTCCAAAATAACTTATAtctacaaaccagatgaacagtTTCAATCATattgtttctatttttgtactttttcatttttaggtAGTTGTAATGTTTTGGGTTCCTTCTTTTCATCTTATCCTGTAACTGGAAGTTTTTCTAGgtaaaaaaattagttttatttaatttgtaaaaaatttaGCAAATTCAAATTTTCAAGATtataaaataatcaaaacaatTTGGTTTAGACTGTTTGTGAAACTTTGTTTTCTTGtgccatatattggcacatatCATATATGTATAGTATCATTTCACTTTCTGaaaatactttatttaaactttaaaaaaaattcactaAAATGTTCCTTACATACAGAACATCAATCAATAATCAGTCAGGCGTGAAAACGCAAGCAGGAAACTTAGTAACCGGTACTCTTGTTATATTGTCATTACTCTTCATCACTCCTGCGTTCCAGTACATTCCAAAAGCGGCGTTGGCGGCCGTCATCATCAGCGCAGTCTTCAATATGATGAACTTTCGTATTTTTCTTCAATTATGGAAACTAAACAGTACGTTCTTTTAATAGTGATTTGTTAAGTATAGAACCAAAATGTCACAATATTAAAGTGTGATAGAtcaaaaagtatatattatttttatagtatatattCTATAGCCTGAATGAAATCATAAAGATATATGCCCccctaaaaaattattattttttatctttttgttgaatctttatttatcatgattttgggggacaatatatctttaagtaaCTTGTTTAAATCAGATAATATCAGTATTTACTACATTAAATTATGCCATATGATTTGTTTAATAGGCAGACATTGTCACAAACCATactcttattttttttaaattacagaaCTGGACTTGTTACCTCTGTCTGCAACATTCATCAGTTCTTTGTTCTTGGGAGTAGCATATGGCACATTGATTGGGATTGGCATTGATCTTCTAATACTACTCTATCCGAGTGCGCGTCCACAGATAAAGGTAGAATTTCTGGGTAACTCTTTTACCAGGGGTCAACATAGAGGTTATGGAACGGTGGTTCCGGTTGGAGGTGAATCGGTTCCTGATGATGGGTTACTTTTTGGCAATAGGAAGGTATGGTTCTAATGCATGCTGTATAGTATAAACTTACTGCATGTTCTTTTGCATTTGATCTTTCTAGTTTTGCATGTGATAGATTATGTTGTGCATGTGATAGATTATGTTGTGCATGTGATAGATTATGTTGTGCATTTGATTATGTTGTGCATGTGATAGATTATGTTGTGCATGTGATAGATTATGTTGTGAATTTGATTATGTTGTGCATGTGATAGATTATGTTGTGCATGTGATAGATTATGTTGTGCATGTGATAGATTATGTTGTGCATGTGATAGATTATTCTGTGCATGTGATAGATTATGCTGTGAATGTGATAATCTATGCTCTGCATGTGATAATCTTTGTTGTGCATGTGAAAGATTATGTTGGGCATGTGATAGATTATGTTATGCAAGCGATAGCTTATGTTGTGCATGTGATTATTTTTGTTGTGCATGTGATCAAACTGAAAGTGCAAATGATTAGCGTGTCTTGTTCAGTGATATACATGCACATGTGTTTACCATGTGTGTTTTATACAGTAGAAATCTGTCTAATTTGCATCCTACTGTAATTCTTGTCATGTAGTGACGTGGGTAGTGCatgctttttttaaaacttttttctGGGCATAAACTTTATTTCTGTACTTTAGTGTGAATTAAGTGTTGCACCAAACTTGATTCACTTGTATCTAGGTGAAATTTGTTTTGATACCTAAGCACAAATTACCATTTTCTACTGCTATGATACTGTTATATCCACTTTTTGTGAATAAATAACCCAAAGTGGGTTTACTGTCACTCAGTGTATATCAACATAGATGCTTTTTAGTTTAGAGTCTACCATGCACACCATCAAATGCACCCATTGCCATCAAATTTAAACTCTAACCTTTTTTTCTGAAACCTGTGTGGTATATCAAACTTATGATAAAGTACATCTGTGTGCTGCTTTTCTAGAAtcatgtatgttttattttatgaaaaaaaaagtttgtttatttaatcATTTGGACTTTTTAATTGGAATGTGATATCTTAATGTTgtgataaataaaacacataCTTGATTTCCTGTCACAACATTTTAACAAGAGGTCATAGTATCatatcaataatataaatatatgccaAGTTAGACACAAGTACCCCCTTTAAAATGATGAGAAGAGGGACGCCAACTATCCTGTTTAAACACCCTCAACTTTCTTTTATTCATCCAAAAAATACAGATACAagcatttataaatatataatataacatactAAAAGAATGGATAAAAAGGAATGAGAGAAAAGGCAATTACATGTCTATCGAGCTCAATTCCCAAAATAAAATGACATAAATATCAAACATAATTATGTGAGAATTAATTGATATCAAGATATGTATTATAACATACTAAACCAACCCGGAGCTGCTTCTTCTTTTGAATACTGCTTAACGATCAAAACAAGCAGGGATAGCTTAGATAGAATCTCATGTTATATTTTGATACAGACATttgctttaaaatgttttcaaatattGTAGGCTTCAGTTATATTTTAAGCTGGTTTGCGTGTTTTACTCTTACAGTAAattgttctactgtattttttgtttgtagCTAAGTCAAAAGTTACTAGAATCACGTATCCACATTTACCCATTTTAGTTTAACACACTGTATTAAGTAGCACAAGTTAATTATTAAGTATCCATAATTACAACAGATATTAATGATTCATTTCATTAGTTAGTTTtcctacaatattatttttcttccaTAAATTCTGTCTTCATTATTAGTGCATTAATAGACAAGATATACAAATGACTGTTATGTTTCTGTCTTAGGAGATGTGTGTACGTGAAACAACATTATATTGAACATAAATTTGCATTAAAAGTTTATTAATCAGTTTTGCAATATCacgatataattattatattatgtttgaGACAACAAAGAATCTTTGTCTCTAAAGAAATTAATATAATGTGTTCAAAGGATAtcagaaatacatttttagtatCATATTTTTCAACTTAATGATGTCAGAATTGAATGCACTCAAGCATAACTAATGAGCAGTTTCTGAGAATTTGTGAAGGTTTTTCCACCTGCAGTagtaattattatacagtactacaatGGTTGGGTAATGTGGTATGAATGTAATGATAATTAACTTTAAATATGTtctgtgtttttatttagaaGTCATTCCagtatattgtttaattaaaatagTCAATGGATCTTTTTCACAAGTTACCTGTTACGTAACTTTgatttaatcaaataaaaaatatagatatctTTCAAAGGGAGATGATGACGTAATGATAAGGGATCGGAGAGGCATGGGTTCAAGCCTGACTGTGCCATATTGTGTCCTTGAGCAAGGTGCTTCACTCTTGTTGCCTCGTCTTTCGGATGTGGTATAAATCTGTTGGTCCTGTGTATAAAGAAAAAGagaaatgtttacattattCGAAAAATATGAGGAATATACCTGATCTTGGAGGCGCTGAcactgcactgctggctgccgtgggtctgTAATGGGcgtaaaactaattttatttacatttttatttacatttcagTTTGACTTGGGAACTATTACAGTAGTTCATCTATTACAAGGACTGTTTTATCCATCTGCTGAGTTCATTCAAGACAAACTCACGAGTGAGATTGTTATGAACCCTAAGGTTGAGGGCGCCATAATAGATTTTGATCGGATAACAAACttggactattccattattGTAGTAAGTTTCTTTTTTTCAGGAGCCTCGTCTGAAATTGTTCACTACCCACCCCCAATTTCCCAGCAGAgataatcatattttatattaataattatatttaagcATCTTTGCCTCATCTGTTTTTAATCTCTCGCTACAGCGTTGAATAGTACATGCAGGAATTTCTTGTGGACTGTACATATGATTAATTTTATTCCAAACATCAAGTTTTAACTGACTTGTAtttctataaagctctgtctacactatcaaacttaatgtgacaaaaaaatgtggtatatggacatgatgatgttatatcactaccatatttgggcacacttttttgtcaaactagtttgatagtgtagacagagctttaaaggaATTTTAAAACTCGCAATGATGAAATTATCAGTAAACAAAAGGATGGTTCTGGCTTGCTCTATGGTTTTTTTGATCCCTTCTGTAAAATGtgtaatttcttaatttttttgttcTTAGGCTTTAAAAGACTTTGTTGCAGCCTTTCAGAAAAGCCGTGGCAGTATTGACATCGCGTCCATAAAGGGCACCCCAAGTGATAACCTAGTTGCCCGTCAAGTGCctgttataattgtttttactgGAATGAATGTAGGTATTTCTGAtttcattctaaatatatttatatacaaccATAACTATATAGAACCGAGTATAGTCCCAGCGGGCCTAAGTATAGCATTTGGAGAACATTTTTGGGATTGTATTAATAATGCGATTTGCCATCAAGTCTAGTGTCTGAATTAGggagtgggattatactcgagcATGTACTAAACTCGGTCATGTAATTACTTCTgatttactttttatatttttatttgtcatttaTACTGTTCTTTTGCTTACTTTTATTGTATGTTAAACTGTACcatgaaaattatataataatatatagaaagaataaataaataaattagccAAGTAAGTATGTGCTCTACATACAGTACTGCCAATTTGTTAGGTCACATCAGCATCTATGGCTAAATTCTGATAATGAAAACCAAACAAATATCCGGTCATCTCTGCTTGTAAATGTTAATGTCAAAAGTAATGTACGTGGACCGTTGGGAATTTTGACACAGTTTGTGATTGCCTTTTACAGGAGACGATTGAGAACCAGCTGAAACAGGCGGAGTTTGGTGACGCCGTGGCATTCTGTGCTGACATGAACACTGCCCTCAGTAGTTTGGCTTCAAGTTGTAAGTATTTGTTTTAGTTTAATGCTTCTTTTGATTTCAaactaatataaaattaaatcattCGGTAAATATCTTTTGAAGTGGCATTGTATCTTGGTGGTTAACAAGCTTGCTTACCAATCACAGAGTGTTGGGTTCACGTCATTTGCAAGTTGTTTATTTCATGTTTGTGATATGTACACAGACACAATCAATTACGTTGTCTGTTTTTTTCGAAAAAGAACCTAGTGTtacagatacaaaataaaatctaTATCCAATTTTAGAAATTTTATGACAAACAACAACGTATATATTCtcaaaatcattaaatatatttaactgTACATATTCTCAAAATGTGCGTATTTACACATCTTTAAAGAGAAGATAACAAACACTATTGTTATATTTCTAATGTATTTAGCTTCATAATCTCAAAATCAAAAAATATATTCTAAAAATGTGCGTATGTACACATTCTGTAAAGAAAAGATGACAAATACTATTTAATGATCGTATGTTGTGGCAAAACATGAAAATCGTGTTCACGTTCATTGGCCACATCATAATCGTAGAAATGCGCATATACTCATTTAATTCAACCCGAAACACGTCCCTGGCGCTGATAAATGATCAGGCCAAGTTTGGACATTAGGGCTAAGATGTACAAGTAGAGAAATAATACCAACCGGAAAGGATAATAGTAATTGTTGGGAAGTGTTTTGAAGATATGGACGAATATACTAGATATACAATGATAAGCCGTCTAGTATTGGTAGATAAAACATCGTATGTGTTTTAGATAAAGGTTAACATAGATAAAACATGCCTTGCATTCATTCAGTTaaaaatctatatatatatatctatatgatataatttaaaaatgaattattatcaaaaatacaaatataaattaataccaaatatacaaatattatatattagtaTTTTGGTTTTGTTGCAATTATGAACCTCTGGCCCCACAGGGATCTGGttgattatattttaatgtaataaatcCTATAAAGCATACAGCAACTAATTTATGTTGATGATCAAAAACAAACTCCTACTCCTACATGATGCAATAAATAAATGAAGCGCATTATTGTTGATGGTCCCTAGAGGGCGCTGATATCAAATGTAAGCTACTGAAAGACAAATGAACATGTTTGCGCAAAGCATGTTATTTAATTTACTGTGTGTCTctcattaatattgtatttattacaaattacaGAAACATTGTATTGTATCTTGCCACATTCATTAAAATATCTCCAATTCAAGATGACTGAATATAATCACAAAGCTCAAACCTGTTTTGTAGTGTATATGAGT contains:
- the LOC140053769 gene encoding sodium-independent sulfate anion transporter-like, with translation MEMHEIKEKVSDYCSKDTWKARFPISIWLPTYKIGYAINDFVAGITVALTVLPQGLAYASIAKLPAQYGLYSSFMGCFVYFFLGMSKDITVGPTAIMSLLVSSYGTSNSTDDTLNDPAYAITLACICGLIQIVIGVLHLGALTSFISATVISGFTTASALTIGAGQIKNLFGISYEGDAFYEDIIGVISNITDTNVWDLLLGSVSLIILFLLKVLKDASMKWEERDRDAPTSYIVLYKSLWLLGTARNAVVVIASALVAVILESTGHEDALTLTGEVPAGLPSPSPPDFSLPGLMDILGVGIAIVPLIGFLEAIAIGKGFGRQNGYKVEPNQELIALGSCNVLGSFFSSYPVTGSFSRTSINNQSGVKTQAGNLVTGTLVILSLLFITPAFQYIPKAALAAVIISAVFNMMNFRIFLQLWKLNKLDLLPLSATFISSLFLGVAYGTLIGIGIDLLILLYPSARPQIKVEFLGNSFTRGQHRGYGTVVPVGGESVPDDGLLFGNRKFDLGTITVVHLLQGLFYPSAEFIQDKLTSEIVMNPKVEGAIIDFDRITNLDYSIIVALKDFVAAFQKSRGSIDIASIKGTPSDNLVARQVPVIIVFTGMNETIENQLKQAEFGDAVAFCADMNTALSSLASSYD